One genomic window of Methyloceanibacter sp. wino2 includes the following:
- a CDS encoding adenylate/guanylate cyclase domain-containing protein, producing MPSDDLFAAEGKVIVEAQKLLDDGRFADIGDRTLYEGLLKDYQKLLRTTRRLMRLSDRNEEQLNALSKEQKEANTVIAKHNKELDALATKLSKYLSPQIYHSIFTGAQNVEIASSRKKLTIFFSDIMNFTETTDRLESEDLTNLLNRYLTEMTNIALEYGATIDKYIGDAIMVFFGDPQSKGVKEDAVACVRMALAMLRRLSELHTEWLELGATEPFHLRMGINTGYVTVGNFGGDERMDYTIIGSCVNATARLEFHADTDSILIGHETYSLVKDEVDVEEREPIKVKGFAEPVRCYKVLGLYEDLEREGSVIREEQDGFKVLLDLKKRERAEAIEALQAIIERLKP from the coding sequence ATGCCGTCGGACGATCTCTTTGCCGCCGAAGGGAAGGTCATCGTCGAGGCACAGAAGCTCCTCGACGACGGCCGCTTCGCCGACATTGGCGACCGCACGCTCTACGAAGGCCTGCTCAAGGACTATCAGAAGCTGTTGCGCACGACGCGCCGGCTGATGCGCCTCAGCGACCGCAATGAGGAACAGCTCAACGCGCTGAGCAAGGAGCAGAAAGAGGCCAACACGGTCATTGCCAAGCACAACAAGGAGCTGGATGCGCTGGCGACCAAGCTGTCGAAATATTTGTCGCCCCAGATCTACCACTCGATCTTCACCGGCGCGCAGAACGTCGAAATCGCCTCTAGCCGCAAGAAGCTGACGATCTTCTTTTCCGACATCATGAACTTCACCGAGACGACCGACAGGTTGGAGTCCGAGGACCTCACCAACCTACTCAATCGCTACCTCACGGAGATGACCAATATCGCGCTCGAATACGGTGCGACCATCGACAAATATATCGGCGACGCCATCATGGTGTTCTTCGGCGACCCCCAGTCCAAGGGCGTGAAGGAGGATGCGGTCGCCTGTGTCCGCATGGCCCTGGCGATGCTCAGGCGCTTGAGTGAGCTCCATACGGAATGGCTGGAGCTCGGCGCCACGGAGCCGTTTCACCTGCGCATGGGCATCAATACCGGCTACGTCACCGTGGGCAATTTCGGCGGTGACGAGCGCATGGACTACACCATCATCGGCAGCTGCGTGAATGCCACCGCGCGCCTCGAGTTCCATGCAGACACCGACAGCATTCTGATCGGTCACGAGACCTACTCACTCGTCAAAGACGAGGTGGACGTGGAGGAGCGCGAGCCAATCAAGGTCAAGGGATTCGCCGAACCGGTCCGCTGCTACAAGGTGCTCGGGCTTTACGAGGATCTGGAGCGCGAAGGATCCGTTATCCGGGAGGAGCAGGACGGCTTCAAGGTGCTGCTAGACCTGAAGAAGCGCGAGCGGGCCGAGGCCATCGAGGCGCTGCAGGCCATCATCGAGCGGCTCAAGCCGTAG
- a CDS encoding Crp/Fnr family transcriptional regulator gives MKDANWIERFEGLSRLPERIKDALVSRSQVVSVPGGTKIFGPGLEPDNLLLLIEGTVKVSQTSESGREIVLYRVEAGQSCVLTTACLLAHEAYSAEGVAETAVTAVAIPRAVFDELAASSPQFRAFVFAAYARRITDLFRVIDEVAFGKIDVRLADRLIGLAGGSGELEVTHQQLATELGTAREVVSRQLSEFQKRGWIRLSRGHVSLSDTPALERLAASA, from the coding sequence ATGAAAGACGCCAACTGGATCGAGCGTTTCGAGGGATTGAGCCGTCTCCCGGAGCGGATCAAGGACGCCCTGGTGAGCCGCAGTCAGGTGGTGTCGGTTCCGGGCGGGACCAAGATCTTCGGCCCGGGGCTCGAGCCCGACAATTTGCTTCTCCTGATCGAAGGAACAGTGAAGGTCTCACAGACCTCCGAAAGCGGGCGCGAAATCGTGCTCTACCGGGTCGAGGCGGGGCAAAGCTGTGTCCTGACCACCGCCTGCCTGCTCGCCCATGAGGCCTATTCGGCCGAGGGCGTGGCGGAGACCGCCGTGACCGCCGTGGCGATCCCACGAGCGGTGTTCGACGAGCTGGCCGCCAGCTCCCCGCAGTTCCGCGCTTTCGTTTTTGCGGCCTATGCGCGTCGTATCACGGACCTGTTTCGTGTCATCGACGAGGTCGCCTTTGGCAAGATCGACGTGCGCCTGGCGGACCGGCTTATCGGGCTTGCGGGAGGCTCCGGCGAGCTCGAGGTGACGCACCAGCAGCTTGCGACCGAGCTCGGCACGGCCCGTGAGGTGGTTTCCCGCCAGCTCAGCGAGTTCCAGAAGCGCGGCTGGATCCGCCTCTCACGAGGCCATGTGTCGTTGAGCGACACCCCGGCCCTGGAGCGGCTGGCCGCCTCCGCTTGA
- a CDS encoding SulP family inorganic anion transporter: protein MIARLRKFIPVLDWGRTYNATTFSNDLVAAVIVTIMLIPQSLAYALLAGLPPEAGIYASIVPIILYAIFGTSRALAVGPVAVVSLLTASAVGQVAEQGTAGYVVAALTLALLSGGFLLMLGVLRLGFLANFLSHPVIAGFITASGILIACSQLKHILGVDAGGHTLPEMIGSLVTHFGETNVITLAIGAGAIGFLFWVRKGLKPFLRSIGLGPKLADLITKAGPIAAVVVTTLVAWYFSLNGRGLSIVGEVPQSLPPLTMPGLSPDLLADLAVPAILVSIIGFVESISVAQTFAAKKRQHIDPDQELIGLGAANLGAAFTGGYPVTGGFSRSVVNFDAGAETPAAGAYTAVGLAIAAVALTPLIYFLPKATLAATIIVAVLSLIDLSILKKTWGYSKSDFSAVAATILLTLLLGVEIGVAAGVAISVLMHLYKTSRPHVAEIGLVPGTHHFRNINRHTVETDPGLLMLRVDESLYFANARFLENLILARVTEGCGIRNVVLMFSAVNAVDYSALESLEAINERLTDMGVGFHLSEVKGPVMDRLEASHLLQHLNGRVFLSQYDAWMAVSGRPDEPVPRAMAAEAC from the coding sequence ATGATCGCTCGGCTGCGCAAATTCATTCCCGTCCTCGATTGGGGGCGTACGTACAACGCCACCACGTTCTCGAACGACCTGGTCGCGGCGGTGATCGTGACGATCATGCTGATCCCGCAGTCGCTCGCGTACGCGCTGCTGGCGGGGCTGCCGCCGGAAGCCGGTATCTACGCCTCCATCGTGCCGATCATCCTCTATGCGATCTTCGGTACGTCCCGCGCCCTGGCCGTCGGCCCCGTGGCCGTGGTGTCCCTGCTGACCGCATCGGCCGTCGGCCAGGTGGCCGAACAAGGCACGGCCGGCTATGTGGTCGCGGCGTTGACGCTGGCGCTGCTGTCGGGTGGCTTTCTCCTAATGCTCGGCGTGCTGCGGCTCGGGTTCCTCGCGAACTTCCTCAGCCATCCCGTGATTGCCGGGTTCATCACCGCTTCGGGCATCCTGATCGCCTGCAGTCAGCTGAAGCACATCCTGGGTGTCGACGCGGGCGGCCATACGCTGCCCGAGATGATCGGTTCGCTCGTGACGCATTTCGGCGAGACCAATGTCATTACGCTCGCCATCGGGGCAGGGGCTATCGGGTTCCTGTTCTGGGTGCGCAAGGGGCTGAAGCCGTTCCTGCGATCAATCGGTCTCGGTCCGAAGCTCGCCGATCTCATCACCAAGGCAGGACCCATCGCGGCCGTCGTGGTGACGACGCTGGTGGCCTGGTACTTCAGCCTTAACGGACGCGGCCTATCGATCGTCGGCGAAGTGCCCCAGAGCCTGCCGCCGCTGACCATGCCGGGGCTCTCTCCCGACCTGCTCGCCGATCTTGCGGTGCCGGCGATCCTCGTCTCGATCATCGGCTTCGTAGAGTCCATCTCGGTGGCCCAGACATTCGCCGCCAAGAAGCGCCAGCACATCGACCCCGATCAGGAACTGATCGGCTTGGGCGCCGCCAATCTCGGGGCGGCCTTCACGGGCGGTTATCCGGTGACGGGCGGTTTCTCGCGTTCGGTCGTCAATTTCGACGCCGGCGCCGAGACGCCGGCGGCCGGCGCCTACACGGCCGTCGGCTTGGCAATCGCCGCCGTCGCGCTGACGCCGCTGATCTACTTCCTGCCGAAGGCGACCCTCGCCGCAACCATCATCGTGGCCGTGCTGAGCCTCATCGATCTGTCGATCCTCAAGAAGACCTGGGGCTACTCGAAGTCCGACTTCTCCGCCGTTGCCGCCACCATCCTGCTGACGCTGTTGCTCGGTGTGGAGATCGGCGTCGCCGCCGGCGTTGCCATCTCGGTGCTCATGCATCTCTACAAGACATCGCGACCCCACGTGGCCGAGATCGGCCTCGTGCCGGGCACGCATCACTTCCGCAACATCAACCGCCACACGGTCGAGACCGATCCGGGGCTCCTGATGCTCCGTGTCGACGAGAGCCTGTACTTCGCCAACGCCCGCTTCCTGGAGAACCTGATCCTGGCGCGCGTGACCGAGGGTTGCGGCATCCGCAATGTCGTTCTGATGTTCTCGGCGGTGAACGCCGTCGATTACTCGGCGCTGGAGAGCCTCGAGGCCATCAATGAGCGCCTGACCGACATGGGTGTCGGCTTCCATCTGTCGGAAGTGAAAGGCCCGGTGATGGACCGGCTCGAAGCCTCCCATCTCCTGCAGCATCTGAACGGGCGCGTGTTCCTGTCCCAATACGACGCCTGGATGGCCGTCTCCGGCCGCCCGGATGAACCGGTTCCTCGTGCCATGGCCGCCGAAGCCTGCTGA
- a CDS encoding MBL fold metallo-hydrolase, with product MTVHPEVESFFDEPTNTISYIVKDPTSNSCAVVDSVMDLDYAAGRITHDSADEIIARIKERGLKLEWIIETHAHADHLSAAPYIQQELGGKLGIGSKILVVQETFGKFFNEGTEFQRDGSQFDALFEDGDTYTIGNMQAFAMYTPGHTPACMVHVIGDAAFVGDTLFMPDGGSARADFPGGDAGTLYDSIMKVLSLPDEMRLFMCHDYAPGGREYAWETTVAEEKKNNIHVGNGKTKEDFIKFRTERDATLGMPRLIIPSLQVNIRGGEVPKDKDGRPMLKVPVNGL from the coding sequence ATGACCGTCCACCCGGAAGTCGAATCCTTCTTCGACGAGCCGACCAACACCATCAGCTACATCGTCAAGGACCCGACCTCCAACTCCTGTGCCGTCGTGGACAGCGTGATGGACCTCGACTATGCGGCGGGCCGCATCACCCATGACAGTGCCGACGAGATCATCGCCCGCATCAAGGAGCGCGGTCTCAAGCTCGAATGGATCATCGAGACCCATGCCCATGCCGACCATCTGTCGGCCGCGCCGTACATCCAGCAGGAGCTCGGCGGCAAGCTCGGCATCGGCTCGAAGATCCTGGTCGTGCAGGAGACCTTCGGCAAATTCTTCAATGAAGGCACGGAATTCCAGCGCGACGGCAGCCAGTTCGACGCCCTGTTCGAGGACGGCGACACCTACACCATCGGCAACATGCAGGCGTTCGCCATGTACACGCCCGGTCATACGCCGGCCTGCATGGTCCATGTGATCGGCGATGCCGCCTTCGTGGGCGACACGTTGTTCATGCCCGATGGCGGTTCCGCGCGCGCCGACTTCCCCGGCGGCGATGCCGGCACCCTCTACGACTCGATCATGAAGGTGCTGAGCCTGCCGGACGAGATGCGCCTCTTCATGTGCCACGACTATGCGCCGGGCGGACGCGAGTACGCCTGGGAGACCACGGTCGCCGAGGAGAAGAAGAACAACATCCATGTCGGTAACGGAAAGACGAAGGAAGACTTCATCAAGTTCCGCACCGAGCGCGACGCGACGCTCGGCATGCCGCGACTGATCATCCCCTCGCTGCAGGTGAACATACGCGGCGGCGAGGTGCCGAAGGACAAAGACGGCCGGCCGATGCTGAAGGTCCCGGTCAACGGCCTCTAA
- a CDS encoding sensor histidine kinase, with protein sequence MLAALLGAAQAWADADAPLQLQRTDFHADLAPHVRYLVDGEHALSPEQALERVPTDKFKPIETSIVDFGFTKARFWLWAEVENPTEAAGTWKLVLSNPLSDALSVYLVPKTNDGFGDPVEILSHKLDEPFAARELAYRNYVATFRLAAHERAGLLIAYASKAATQQVLYVESPDYFFAQVDQEDMHNFLVLGLLLGMTLVSVIYLTALRSRAALYYGLYICAAALYLFQTDGYGFQFLWPSWPGWNTMAVIPIGAIWAASGLQFARSFIDAPKNHPTLNTLFLGGLVASGLMFVSSFWLFEASWFKFVALALAVYCTSLYVAAGIAAVRCGQAGGRFFLVGALIVVAPILVGLVSYALPGQFSQDLIGHGARYALGLEGIAFALAIFVNLLGIRRERDEAMRREIVETKEKLAAVEALQEAKQKHARAVQLAERRRDQLATTAHDIQQPLASLRMALRQMEDLAGPDREKIAGSLSYLDQLIDRNLQQTRPSATGDDHGEMDDPHARFAASAQDKPAAEDFPVAIVLDNVARMFEAEAHEKGLGFRAVPSSLHVTADPIGLMRIISNLVSNAVKYTERGRILLGCRPARDRVRIEVRDTGPGMTQEEVGRVLKPYEKGESGGTGLGLAVVSRLAREHGFTFDVTSTPGRGSVFSVSVPRSRTEDAGT encoded by the coding sequence TTGTTAGCAGCGCTTCTGGGGGCGGCTCAAGCCTGGGCCGATGCCGACGCGCCCTTGCAGCTACAGCGCACGGACTTTCATGCCGACTTGGCACCGCACGTGCGCTACCTCGTCGACGGCGAGCACGCGCTGAGCCCCGAGCAAGCCCTCGAACGCGTCCCGACGGACAAGTTCAAGCCCATCGAGACATCCATCGTGGATTTCGGGTTCACCAAGGCCCGGTTCTGGCTGTGGGCCGAGGTGGAGAACCCCACCGAGGCGGCCGGCACGTGGAAGCTGGTCCTGAGCAATCCCCTTTCCGATGCGCTGTCGGTATACCTCGTTCCCAAAACCAACGACGGCTTCGGCGATCCGGTCGAGATCTTGTCGCACAAGCTCGACGAGCCCTTTGCGGCGCGCGAGCTTGCCTATCGCAACTACGTCGCGACCTTCCGGCTTGCCGCGCACGAGCGTGCCGGGCTGCTGATCGCCTATGCCTCCAAGGCCGCGACACAACAGGTCCTCTATGTCGAGAGCCCGGACTATTTCTTCGCGCAGGTCGACCAGGAGGACATGCACAATTTCCTGGTCTTGGGCCTGCTGCTGGGCATGACCCTTGTCAGCGTCATCTACCTGACCGCCCTGCGGTCGCGGGCCGCGCTGTACTACGGTCTATATATATGTGCGGCGGCTCTCTACCTCTTCCAGACGGACGGATACGGCTTCCAGTTCCTGTGGCCGTCGTGGCCGGGCTGGAACACCATGGCGGTCATTCCGATCGGCGCCATATGGGCGGCCAGCGGCCTGCAGTTTGCCCGCTCGTTCATAGATGCGCCGAAGAACCACCCCACGCTGAACACGCTCTTCCTTGGCGGCCTCGTTGCGTCCGGCCTGATGTTCGTCTCGTCCTTCTGGCTGTTCGAAGCGTCCTGGTTCAAATTCGTTGCCCTCGCGCTTGCCGTCTATTGCACATCTCTCTATGTGGCGGCCGGCATCGCCGCAGTCCGGTGCGGCCAAGCGGGCGGGCGCTTCTTTCTGGTCGGCGCTCTCATCGTCGTTGCCCCGATCTTGGTCGGCCTGGTCAGCTATGCGTTGCCCGGCCAGTTTTCGCAGGACTTGATCGGGCACGGCGCGCGCTATGCGCTCGGCCTGGAAGGGATCGCCTTCGCCCTCGCCATCTTCGTGAATCTTCTCGGCATACGACGCGAGCGCGACGAGGCCATGCGCCGCGAGATTGTCGAGACCAAGGAGAAACTGGCGGCGGTCGAGGCTTTGCAGGAGGCCAAGCAGAAACATGCGCGCGCGGTGCAGTTGGCCGAGCGGCGGCGCGATCAGCTCGCGACCACGGCACACGATATTCAGCAGCCCCTCGCCTCCTTGCGCATGGCGTTGCGGCAGATGGAGGACCTTGCCGGGCCTGACCGTGAGAAGATCGCCGGCAGCCTGTCCTATCTCGACCAGCTGATCGACCGGAACTTGCAACAGACCCGCCCCTCGGCAACGGGGGACGACCATGGCGAAATGGACGATCCTCACGCGCGCTTTGCCGCGAGTGCCCAAGATAAGCCTGCGGCGGAGGACTTTCCGGTCGCTATCGTCCTCGACAACGTGGCGCGCATGTTCGAGGCCGAGGCACACGAGAAAGGCTTGGGCTTCCGCGCGGTCCCCAGCAGCCTCCACGTGACCGCTGATCCCATCGGGCTCATGCGGATCATCAGCAATCTCGTTTCCAACGCGGTGAAGTACACCGAGCGGGGCCGCATCCTGCTCGGCTGCCGGCCGGCGCGGGACCGCGTCCGCATCGAGGTGCGCGACACGGGCCCCGGCATGACACAGGAAGAAGTCGGCCGCGTGCTCAAGCCTTACGAGAAAGGCGAGAGCGGCGGCACGGGGCTCGGCCTTGCCGTCGTCTCACGGCTCGCGCGCGAACACGGCTTTACCTTCGACGTGACCTCGACCCCGGGCCGCGGCTCGGTCTTCTCCGTGTCCGTACCGCGCAGCAGGACCGAGGACGCGGGGACCTGA
- a CDS encoding DUF2892 domain-containing protein, with amino-acid sequence MTANVGTIDRIFRAVLGLVLLWFAFFSGLPLAETSVWKYGAAIVGVVMLIVAVVRVCPIYSIFGLKTCA; translated from the coding sequence ATGACCGCAAATGTCGGCACAATCGACCGGATTTTCCGCGCAGTACTCGGCCTCGTTTTGCTGTGGTTCGCGTTTTTCAGCGGATTGCCGCTCGCTGAGACTTCGGTCTGGAAATATGGCGCGGCCATTGTCGGGGTGGTGATGCTGATCGTGGCCGTCGTTCGCGTCTGCCCCATCTACAGCATCTTTGGCCTGAAGACGTGTGCCTGA
- a CDS encoding bifunctional protein tyrosine phosphatase family protein/NAD(P)/FAD-dependent oxidoreductase, with the protein MELKRISDALSVSSQISPADIAELKAQGFRSIVCNRPDGEGADQPTFEEIHEAADAVGLEARYLPVKSGLVQDEDAVAFGTALRELPGPVFAYCRTGTRSVTLWSLSQSKALPMSDILAAAKAAGYDMNGVARRIANGGKTPTDTGDAKFDIVIVGGGAGGIAVASSLHARSPDLDIAIIDPAEIHYYQPGWTMVGGGVFQAQDTAKTMGSLIPSGVHWIKAAVAAFEPENDAVILDGCRVVKYDRLVVCPGLKLDWGAVEGLEETLGRNGVTSNYRYDLAPYTWELVQRMNKGRAIFTQPPMPIKCAGAPQKAMYLSADAWYRRGVLKDIDIQFNNAGGVLFGVKDYVPALMKYVEKYGAHLNFFHNLIAIDGSAKTATFKVSKPDTDPTTVTMDFDMIHVCPPQTAPDFIRVSPLADAAGWVDVDQTTLRHKAYDNIWSLGDVMNAPNAKTAAAARKQAPTVAENIVADIAGRSAVAQYDGYGSCPLTVERGKIVLAEFGYGGALKPSFPKFFIDGTKPSRAAWILKEKMLPPIYWWAMLKGKEWMAKPERLSVAAK; encoded by the coding sequence ATGGAACTGAAACGCATCTCGGACGCGCTGTCGGTCAGCAGCCAGATTTCACCGGCCGACATCGCCGAGCTCAAGGCGCAAGGCTTCCGCTCGATCGTCTGCAACCGCCCCGACGGCGAGGGCGCGGATCAGCCGACCTTCGAGGAGATCCACGAGGCGGCCGACGCGGTCGGACTCGAGGCCCGTTATCTGCCCGTCAAGTCCGGGCTCGTGCAGGACGAGGATGCCGTCGCGTTCGGCACCGCGCTGCGCGAGCTCCCGGGGCCCGTCTTCGCCTACTGCCGGACGGGTACGCGCTCGGTGACGCTGTGGTCGCTGAGCCAGTCCAAGGCGCTTCCCATGTCGGACATCTTGGCGGCGGCCAAGGCGGCAGGCTACGACATGAACGGCGTCGCGCGGCGCATCGCCAATGGCGGCAAGACGCCGACCGACACCGGCGATGCCAAGTTCGACATCGTCATCGTTGGCGGCGGGGCCGGCGGCATTGCCGTTGCTTCCAGTCTGCACGCGCGTAGTCCCGATCTCGATATCGCGATCATCGATCCCGCCGAGATCCATTATTACCAGCCGGGCTGGACCATGGTCGGCGGCGGTGTGTTCCAAGCACAGGACACGGCCAAGACCATGGGCTCGCTCATTCCCAGCGGCGTCCACTGGATAAAGGCCGCGGTTGCCGCGTTCGAGCCGGAGAACGACGCGGTCATTCTGGATGGCTGCCGGGTGGTCAAATACGACCGCCTCGTCGTCTGTCCCGGTCTCAAGCTCGATTGGGGCGCCGTCGAAGGTCTCGAGGAGACGCTCGGCCGCAATGGCGTCACCTCGAACTATCGCTACGACCTTGCGCCGTATACGTGGGAGCTGGTCCAGCGCATGAACAAGGGCCGGGCGATCTTCACGCAGCCCCCCATGCCGATCAAATGTGCCGGCGCACCGCAAAAGGCCATGTATCTGTCGGCCGACGCTTGGTACCGCCGTGGCGTCCTCAAGGACATCGACATCCAGTTCAACAACGCCGGCGGTGTGCTGTTCGGCGTGAAGGACTACGTGCCGGCGCTCATGAAATACGTCGAGAAGTACGGCGCGCACCTGAACTTCTTCCACAACCTCATTGCTATCGACGGCTCGGCCAAGACGGCAACTTTCAAAGTGTCGAAGCCGGACACGGACCCCACCACGGTCACCATGGACTTCGACATGATCCATGTCTGTCCCCCGCAGACGGCGCCGGACTTTATCCGTGTGTCGCCGCTGGCCGATGCCGCCGGCTGGGTCGATGTGGACCAGACCACGCTGCGCCACAAGGCCTACGACAACATCTGGAGCCTGGGCGACGTCATGAACGCACCCAACGCGAAGACGGCCGCCGCGGCCCGCAAACAAGCCCCGACAGTCGCCGAGAACATCGTCGCCGATATCGCCGGCCGGTCCGCGGTGGCACAATATGACGGCTACGGCTCGTGCCCGCTCACAGTCGAGCGCGGCAAGATCGTGCTGGCCGAGTTCGGCTATGGCGGTGCGCTGAAGCCGAGCTTCCCGAAATTCTTCATCGACGGGACGAAACCCTCCCGCGCCGCCTGGATTTTGAAGGAGAAGATGCTGCCGCCGATCTACTGGTGGGCCATGCTCAAGGGCAAGGAGTGGATGGCCAAGCCCGAGCGCCTCTCGGTAGCTGCGAAGTGA